One part of the Bacteroidota bacterium genome encodes these proteins:
- a CDS encoding PAS domain-containing protein, whose product MNSHYKLENRILLKVTMYASILSAIATFTNIFIHLYVPAIVSFAGALVYFFIYRTLRSAKKTFLSNELVIITFYIYFTAIWFCNAGSNGNAILLFTVLFFTSFVTISEKKHPFFIGLSICLILMLYGIEYYFPNLIFQPYHSIADRFIDIVVIAVLIIFMVKILIDIIKASYSHERNLVELKNVELETSKKMLSDSQIFFSKLAENIPGVSFQFAMDVNGKTTFNYISGAVEEIYEISPEQVYKKHFVLFKMISKEELSLFIKEVNFSFNHLTDFKNEHKIITPSGKTKRIFAQAKPEKLSDGTVVWYGYSQDITESKKEEEKTLASESKLRFISENTSDGIVVLEEGSITYSSKSYMKMFGYSQEDQIDKTEEKILSLIHPDDKEDLLKNVENAVAKQEKNLVVEYRYLHKEGYYVWREDTVNLFYDENGKNVKDIVVARDITEQKKNRIEFEQVKSMLEQTSSIAKVGGWEVNMLTKEVIWTDLIYEIYELNEKEFKPDIFSTLSPFKKGHSRNVIIDFFKNVLLTGKEYDEELELITAKGNYKWVRAIGKPLMQNKVCVKVYGTLQDITLQKQKDLKIKELALVASKTTDAVIITDANSNISWVNNAFEHMTGYTLDEVIGKKQRELLLGPNTSQETIKNILNAGANHKPIKETILNYNKNGQPIWFDVSITPVFDEKGVCTNFIDVKKDVTERMEKQQQLKALTDVTTDQNKRLLNFAYIVSHNIRSHSANLTGLVNLIENNDNKEEAETLFGMLKTSTHKLEETIQNLNEIITIQNNLNQSKTVLNLKREMEKTFAVISDTILESKVTLINNLTEDTMVEVVPAYLDSILLNLLTNAIKYRASEREPVVTISSEQDENYIVLLVNDNGLGMDLNRLKHKLFGMYKTFHNNANARGIGLFITKNQIEAMNGKIEVESEVNVGTTFKIYFPVNNGKT is encoded by the coding sequence ATGAACAGTCATTATAAGCTTGAAAACAGAATTTTATTGAAGGTAACCATGTATGCTTCAATATTGTCTGCGATTGCTACCTTTACCAATATATTTATTCATTTGTATGTTCCGGCAATAGTTTCTTTTGCAGGAGCTCTGGTTTATTTTTTTATTTACAGAACACTTCGTTCAGCTAAAAAAACATTTTTAAGTAATGAGTTAGTTATCATTACTTTTTATATTTACTTCACGGCTATTTGGTTTTGCAATGCAGGTTCAAACGGAAATGCTATTTTATTGTTTACCGTTTTATTCTTTACCTCCTTTGTAACTATTTCTGAAAAGAAACACCCTTTTTTTATTGGGCTGTCCATTTGTTTAATTCTGATGCTGTACGGGATTGAGTATTATTTTCCAAACCTAATTTTTCAGCCATATCATTCTATTGCCGATAGGTTTATAGATATTGTTGTGATAGCAGTTTTAATCATTTTTATGGTTAAAATATTGATAGACATAATAAAAGCCAGCTACAGCCATGAACGCAATTTGGTAGAACTGAAAAATGTAGAACTGGAAACAAGCAAAAAAATGTTGTCAGACAGCCAGATTTTCTTTAGCAAACTGGCCGAAAATATACCGGGTGTTAGTTTTCAGTTTGCTATGGATGTAAATGGGAAAACAACATTTAACTATATAAGCGGAGCGGTAGAAGAAATTTATGAAATAAGTCCGGAACAAGTTTATAAAAAACATTTTGTACTCTTTAAAATGATTTCAAAAGAAGAGTTGTCTTTGTTTATAAAGGAGGTTAATTTTTCGTTTAATCATTTGACAGATTTTAAAAATGAACATAAAATAATAACACCAAGTGGAAAGACAAAACGAATTTTCGCACAGGCAAAACCCGAAAAATTATCGGATGGTACTGTAGTTTGGTATGGCTACAGTCAGGATATAACAGAAAGTAAAAAGGAAGAAGAAAAGACACTGGCTAGTGAAAGCAAGCTTAGGTTTATAAGTGAAAATACTTCTGATGGTATTGTAGTATTAGAAGAGGGTTCTATTACTTATAGCTCTAAATCATACATGAAAATGTTTGGTTATTCACAAGAAGACCAAATAGACAAAACAGAAGAAAAAATATTGAGTTTAATTCATCCTGATGACAAGGAGGATTTGTTGAAAAACGTTGAAAATGCAGTAGCTAAACAAGAGAAAAATTTAGTAGTGGAATACCGCTATTTACACAAAGAGGGTTATTATGTGTGGCGAGAAGATACCGTTAATTTGTTTTATGATGAAAATGGAAAAAATGTAAAAGATATAGTTGTAGCCAGAGATATTACAGAGCAGAAAAAAAACAGAATTGAGTTTGAGCAAGTAAAAAGTATGTTAGAACAGACTAGTTCTATAGCAAAAGTGGGTGGCTGGGAAGTAAATATGTTAACTAAAGAAGTGATCTGGACAGATTTAATTTACGAGATATATGAATTGAATGAGAAAGAGTTTAAGCCAGATATTTTCTCCACATTATCGCCTTTTAAAAAAGGACACAGCAGAAATGTAATAATTGACTTTTTTAAAAACGTATTGTTAACAGGTAAAGAGTATGACGAAGAATTAGAATTGATTACTGCAAAGGGCAATTACAAATGGGTTAGAGCCATAGGAAAACCATTGATGCAAAACAAAGTGTGTGTAAAAGTTTATGGCACTTTACAAGACATTACCTTACAAAAACAAAAAGATTTAAAAATAAAGGAATTAGCCTTAGTGGCTTCCAAAACGACCGATGCCGTTATTATAACCGATGCCAATTCAAATATAAGTTGGGTTAACAATGCCTTTGAACACATGACCGGTTATACCCTTGACGAAGTAATTGGTAAAAAACAAAGAGAATTGTTGTTAGGTCCCAATACTTCACAAGAAACTATTAAAAATATACTTAATGCAGGTGCTAACCATAAACCTATAAAAGAAACCATTTTAAATTATAACAAAAATGGACAACCCATTTGGTTTGATGTATCCATTACCCCCGTATTTGATGAAAAAGGTGTTTGCACCAATTTTATTGATGTAAAGAAAGATGTAACCGAGCGCATGGAAAAACAACAACAGTTAAAAGCATTAACTGATGTGACTACTGACCAAAACAAACGTCTGCTTAATTTTGCTTATATTGTTTCCCATAATATTCGTTCGCACTCAGCCAACCTAACAGGCTTAGTTAATTTAATTGAAAACAACGACAACAAGGAAGAGGCAGAAACCTTATTTGGTATGCTTAAAACAAGTACCCATAAGCTGGAAGAAACCATTCAAAATTTAAATGAAATTATTACCATTCAAAACAATTTAAACCAATCAAAAACAGTATTGAATTTAAAAAGGGAAATGGAAAAAACCTTTGCCGTGATAAGCGATACTATTTTAGAATCGAAAGTTACCCTGATTAATAATTTAACCGAAGATACCATGGTAGAAGTAGTGCCTGCTTATTTAGATAGTATTTTATTGAATCTATTGACAAATGCCATTAAGTACAGGGCATCCGAAAGAGAGCCTGTGGTTACTATAAGCAGTGAACAAGACGAAAACTACATTGTATTACTGGTAAACGATAATGGCTTGGGAATGGACTTAAACAGGTTGAAACATAAACTATTTGGTATGTATAAAACATTTCATAACAATGCAAATGCAAGAGGAATAGGCTTGTTTATTACCAAAAACCAAATAGAAGCCATGAATGGAAAAATAGAAGTAGAGAGTGAAGTAAATGTAGGTACCACTTTTAAAATTTATTTTCCCGTGAATAATGGTAAAACTTAA
- a CDS encoding PKD domain-containing protein — MVNGFKKIFSLFLFVLVCVFFGKQAQACTNLTVSFSTSSTGCGIPKAISITNLSTGSLAATTSYIWKVNNTRFDSTFGNSTPTGFTALTPGTYVFKVLARTPGGCWDSSFTASVIVTSFAKRVFNGFNVATFTPVWNNCIINPVAPNSFTLNLSSPDTLNTYTIIWGDGGPNSSGAQLLPGNIETHTYTTLGNIPIKIVTVNNGCTDTLLGTVFNLRPVSSSIRPLSPGQLAGCAPHSITFTDSTVYAFPGTVITWNFGDGTIITRNWTQANTPISHTYPSVGNGNCVFTVSLSTFNPNCNTGNSSTYSISPILIFDKDIADIGTPTNLCNPNLTYTLNNTSANNCITGQRYYYWDFGDGINTGWITSKGAQTHTFPTIGTYTIMLIDSNGCGSDTDYATITINKPPIAGFNMTPKFGCAPLLVSFVDTSSGAGLTRNWTLVGTTPTTSTAASFTRTFNNPGTFVATLRVSNVCATNVTVRDTVRVYAKPVVSIANALPGCVPHTVQLQNNTVNISPQAKFLWRFANGDTSTLRTPPVLNFNTPGAYTVKLIVTDTCGTDSTSTVINVSTKPIASFTAPTVCRGDSSVFTSTSTLALGDIVTSYRWYFGDGDSSSLASPKHLYATADTFQVVLKITSDKSCVDFDTMSVIVKASPNVSFVSTPASVCLGTVVNFNGTATTADGVITGYYWTFGSTILDSAKVEDTAYLYPSAGTYNATFTAYNSTGCFFTYRQNVVVNPIPDSRFLAVNACQGQKTRFIDSSTVTNANTITQWAWDFNNDGITDSTTQNPTFVFNSANNFKVKLTVGTNNNCYNTDSVLVNVNAIPTVQIAASSNSLCKRDSLTLTNTSIGAIHYIWKFGDGSADLLTDSTTGFKKAYADTGLYVVKMTAISTNGCKDSATLNINSRPFPIARFTVNDTISCAPKVFTFTNQSQLADNYTWMVNGLSNSILTNKPDTQVSLPNQTVEIKLIAKNIYGCRQDTVTRTLKTLANPLPDFLLSADSGCAPLNVVFSNVSANSTSYMWNISNGLTNTDSNTFSTFVASATNDTTYYAKLIAFNGPGCKDSIVKPIKVYPKPISNFTVSDSANCGPLAVNFTNTSVHKFGGTINDFSFDWNFNNGQQSAQKDPNQTFTASGIIDTNYLVKLIATTKYGCKDTAAKNIRVYPNPKSKFAVTTNNGCAPLAVNFLNQSYPNDTGSISIMNFNWSFANGLTSTVLNPSSTFIANPTKDTIYNTRLIAYSEHGCRDTAYQDVRIYPKPLSSFSVSDTAGCGPLSVLFSNASLPYDTGSINDMTFRWDIGNGFISISKNPSAQYFAAPLIDTVYRVQLIAVSEHACKDTSVKTVRVHPKPIASFTVNKTQGCGPLQVNFTNTSQISTKHRWIFGDGDSSSATSVAHTYQSYDLFDSIYDVTLNTESLYGCKSDTPSRSIIARYNPIADFTTSVDSLCGSGTIAFFNLSSGGVGNNWTFGNGTTSTAYNPVKNYTGLPIKDTSYTIKLVVTTPYACKDSVERTIKVNPLPDAHFLPISNGCTPIKANFNGITSLRAVKYEWDFGDGTNDTVMSSSKLFENTTPLINRSFPVVLKVYSASGCTDTAKQTVTVFPKPVANFSISKTNRCDTAEFKVLNSTLGATSNYRWNYGDGVLESGLFNPSHIFPTRTTIDTNYDVTLIAQSINTCFDTAVRNVLIKPLVIASFTTATTSSCSNLNVQMANTSRNDVNWFWTFGDGAGSQLRNPTHVYTNPGTYKVSLISYDAYGCSDTVEKSNYINVYEMPTANFLASPQPINLPNTTVNFSNISFLSTGTLTYRWNFGHIGSGDNTSALKDPLHTYADSGNYTVQLIATSDQNCIDTIENIIRISPHIPAADFTFDLAQGCSPLTVQFTNKSTYARSYQWSFGDAFSDTSANPQHTYTFPGVYSVFLRAIGEGGVDDTIMASIITVHPAPKANFNASPLTLYLPDALLSLLNTSFDVVKSKWTIFDENNAVLFTDTNLNSEYLFNSAASFSVKLVVMNAFGCLDSLTKLNAIKVGEGGSIVVPTAFTPNADSKNDVFIPLTTGVLYGDYSFRIYDRWGQRVFETANLKEGWDGTIRGGEATIDTYVWVVEGRYIGGKQFSKNGQFTLLR; from the coding sequence ATGGTTAACGGTTTTAAAAAAATATTTTCTTTATTCTTATTTGTGCTTGTTTGTGTGTTTTTCGGTAAACAGGCACAGGCATGTACAAACCTGACTGTCAGTTTTTCTACCTCATCAACAGGGTGTGGTATTCCCAAAGCAATAAGTATAACTAACTTAAGTACAGGCTCATTAGCAGCCACTACCAGTTATATTTGGAAAGTAAACAATACCCGTTTCGACAGTACTTTTGGTAATAGTACGCCAACTGGATTTACCGCATTAACACCTGGTACCTATGTATTTAAAGTGCTGGCCAGAACACCGGGCGGATGCTGGGATTCATCATTTACAGCCAGCGTAATAGTAACCTCATTTGCCAAAAGAGTTTTTAATGGCTTTAACGTAGCCACCTTTACACCTGTTTGGAATAATTGTATTATCAATCCCGTAGCACCTAATTCATTTACCCTTAATTTAAGTTCTCCCGATACACTGAATACCTATACCATTATTTGGGGTGATGGCGGGCCCAATAGTTCAGGTGCACAATTATTACCCGGTAATATAGAAACGCACACCTATACCACATTAGGCAATATTCCTATTAAAATAGTAACAGTAAACAACGGTTGTACTGATACACTTTTGGGTACCGTTTTTAATTTAAGGCCGGTAAGTTCTTCTATCAGGCCGCTTTCTCCGGGTCAGTTAGCAGGGTGTGCTCCCCATAGCATAACCTTTACCGATTCAACCGTGTATGCTTTTCCCGGAACCGTTATTACATGGAACTTTGGCGATGGTACCATTATTACCCGGAACTGGACACAAGCCAATACTCCGATATCGCATACCTATCCGAGTGTTGGAAATGGTAATTGCGTATTTACCGTTTCTTTATCTACGTTCAATCCCAATTGTAATACAGGTAATTCATCTACCTATTCCATTTCACCCATTTTAATTTTTGATAAAGATATTGCAGACATTGGTACCCCAACCAATTTGTGTAATCCCAATTTAACCTATACTTTAAATAATACCTCAGCCAATAATTGTATAACAGGTCAACGTTATTACTATTGGGATTTTGGCGATGGAATCAATACAGGTTGGATTACCAGTAAAGGAGCCCAAACACACACTTTTCCAACTATTGGTACTTACACTATTATGTTAATTGATAGCAATGGTTGCGGCAGCGATACCGATTATGCAACCATAACTATTAACAAACCACCCATTGCTGGTTTTAACATGACCCCTAAATTTGGCTGTGCGCCACTGTTGGTTTCCTTTGTCGATACATCATCAGGTGCAGGTCTTACGCGCAACTGGACATTAGTAGGAACCACACCAACTACTTCCACAGCGGCCAGTTTTACTAGGACTTTTAATAATCCCGGAACTTTTGTGGCTACCCTCAGGGTGAGTAATGTATGCGCTACCAATGTTACCGTCCGGGATACTGTCCGGGTATATGCAAAACCAGTCGTCAGTATAGCTAATGCTTTGCCCGGTTGTGTGCCACATACGGTGCAATTGCAAAACAATACCGTCAATATTTCGCCACAAGCTAAGTTTTTATGGCGTTTTGCTAATGGCGATACATCAACTTTACGAACACCCCCGGTTTTAAACTTTAATACTCCGGGAGCTTATACCGTTAAATTAATTGTAACTGATACCTGCGGAACCGACTCAACAAGCACGGTTATAAATGTAAGTACCAAACCCATTGCCAGTTTCACTGCGCCAACCGTTTGCAGGGGCGATTCTTCTGTTTTTACCAGTACATCTACATTAGCCCTTGGCGATATTGTAACTTCATACCGTTGGTATTTTGGCGATGGCGATAGCTCAAGCTTAGCCTCACCCAAACATTTGTATGCTACAGCCGATACTTTTCAAGTTGTTTTAAAAATTACCAGCGATAAAAGCTGCGTTGATTTTGATACTATGTCCGTTATTGTGAAGGCTTCGCCCAACGTATCGTTTGTGAGTACACCTGCCAGTGTTTGTTTAGGTACAGTAGTTAATTTTAACGGAACTGCCACTACTGCAGATGGTGTTATTACCGGCTATTACTGGACATTTGGAAGTACCATTCTCGACTCGGCAAAAGTAGAAGATACAGCCTATTTATACCCAAGTGCCGGCACTTACAATGCTACCTTTACAGCTTATAACAGCACCGGTTGTTTTTTTACGTATAGGCAAAATGTGGTTGTTAACCCAATACCAGACTCACGCTTTTTAGCAGTAAATGCTTGCCAGGGGCAAAAAACACGTTTTATTGATAGTTCAACCGTAACCAATGCCAATACTATTACCCAATGGGCATGGGATTTTAACAACGATGGTATAACAGACAGTACCACACAAAACCCTACGTTTGTTTTTAACTCGGCTAATAATTTTAAAGTTAAACTCACCGTTGGTACCAATAATAATTGTTACAATACCGATTCCGTATTGGTAAATGTAAATGCTATTCCAACGGTGCAAATAGCAGCCAGTAGTAATAGCTTATGCAAACGCGATTCATTAACCTTAACAAATACCAGTATAGGAGCTATTCATTATATATGGAAGTTTGGCGATGGCTCAGCCGATTTGTTAACCGATAGTACAACAGGCTTTAAGAAAGCCTATGCTGATACTGGGCTTTACGTAGTAAAAATGACCGCCATCAGCACCAATGGTTGTAAAGATTCAGCTACCTTAAATATAAACTCAAGGCCTTTCCCTATAGCTAGGTTTACTGTAAACGATACCATTTCCTGTGCACCAAAAGTATTTACATTTACCAATCAATCCCAGTTGGCTGATAATTATACTTGGATGGTAAATGGTTTGAGTAACTCTATTTTAACCAATAAGCCCGATACGCAGGTTTCATTACCCAACCAAACAGTAGAAATAAAGTTAATAGCTAAAAACATATATGGCTGCAGGCAGGATACAGTTACCAGAACATTGAAAACTTTAGCTAATCCATTACCCGACTTTTTACTTTCAGCCGATTCCGGTTGTGCACCGCTAAACGTAGTATTTAGCAATGTGTCAGCTAACTCAACCAGTTATATGTGGAACATAAGTAACGGGCTGACAAATACAGACAGCAATACCTTTTCAACCTTTGTAGCCTCAGCCACAAACGATACTACTTATTATGCTAAACTGATTGCCTTTAACGGACCCGGTTGTAAAGATTCCATTGTAAAACCAATTAAAGTTTATCCTAAACCCATTAGTAATTTTACAGTAAGCGATAGTGCCAATTGTGGTCCTTTAGCAGTTAATTTTACCAATACATCCGTTCATAAATTCGGAGGTACTATTAATGATTTTAGCTTTGATTGGAATTTTAACAACGGGCAGCAATCTGCTCAAAAAGATCCGAACCAAACATTTACCGCATCAGGTATTATAGATACCAATTACTTGGTAAAACTAATAGCTACTACTAAATATGGTTGTAAAGATACAGCTGCCAAAAACATTCGGGTATATCCAAACCCAAAATCAAAATTTGCTGTAACCACCAATAATGGTTGTGCGCCTTTGGCGGTTAATTTCTTAAATCAATCCTATCCTAACGATACCGGTTCTATTTCCATTATGAATTTTAACTGGAGTTTTGCCAATGGTTTAACAAGCACAGTTTTAAACCCGTCAAGTACCTTTATAGCCAACCCAACCAAAGATACCATATATAATACAAGGCTGATAGCCTATAGTGAACATGGTTGCAGAGATACCGCTTATCAGGATGTAAGAATATATCCTAAACCATTGTCATCATTTAGCGTTTCCGACACGGCAGGTTGTGGTCCTTTAAGTGTATTGTTTAGCAATGCTTCATTGCCCTACGATACAGGAAGTATAAACGACATGACTTTCAGGTGGGATATAGGCAATGGTTTTATCAGCATATCTAAAAATCCAAGTGCACAATATTTTGCAGCCCCATTAATTGATACCGTTTACCGTGTTCAGTTAATTGCCGTTAGCGAGCATGCCTGTAAAGACACTTCAGTTAAAACAGTTCGTGTACATCCAAAACCAATAGCTTCGTTTACGGTAAATAAAACACAAGGCTGCGGACCACTACAGGTTAATTTTACCAATACAAGCCAAATAAGCACCAAACACAGGTGGATTTTTGGTGATGGCGATTCCTCGTCAGCAACATCAGTTGCACATACCTATCAGTCATACGATTTATTTGATTCCATATACGATGTAACTTTAAATACCGAATCGTTATACGGTTGTAAAAGCGATACACCAAGCCGAAGCATTATTGCACGTTATAATCCCATAGCTGATTTCACTACTTCAGTCGACTCCCTTTGTGGAAGTGGAACGATAGCCTTTTTTAACCTGTCAAGCGGAGGGGTTGGTAATAACTGGACATTTGGTAATGGTACAACAAGTACTGCTTATAACCCGGTTAAAAACTATACAGGATTACCAATAAAAGATACAAGCTACACCATAAAACTAGTGGTTACTACACCTTATGCATGTAAAGATTCTGTGGAGAGAACAATTAAAGTAAACCCTTTACCGGATGCTCATTTTTTACCTATTTCAAATGGTTGCACACCTATTAAAGCCAACTTTAACGGCATTACTTCACTAAGAGCTGTAAAATACGAATGGGATTTTGGCGATGGAACCAACGACACGGTGATGAGCAGTTCAAAACTATTTGAAAACACAACGCCATTAATTAACCGTTCGTTCCCCGTTGTTTTAAAAGTATATTCAGCAAGTGGTTGTACCGATACCGCTAAGCAAACAGTAACCGTGTTTCCAAAACCGGTAGCTAATTTCTCTATTAGTAAAACCAACAGATGTGATACTGCAGAATTTAAAGTATTGAACAGCACATTAGGAGCCACCAGTAATTACAGATGGAATTATGGTGATGGAGTGCTTGAATCAGGTTTGTTCAACCCAAGCCATATTTTCCCAACTCGAACCACTATTGATACCAATTACGATGTAACCTTAATTGCACAAAGTATCAATACCTGTTTCGATACCGCTGTTAGGAATGTGCTTATTAAACCATTGGTTATTGCAAGCTTTACCACAGCTACTACCTCAAGTTGTTCAAACTTAAATGTGCAAATGGCTAATACCTCCCGAAACGATGTTAATTGGTTTTGGACATTTGGCGATGGGGCAGGAAGCCAGTTGCGCAACCCTACACACGTATATACAAATCCGGGTACGTACAAAGTTTCATTAATCAGTTACGATGCTTATGGCTGTAGCGATACCGTTGAAAAATCAAATTATATCAATGTGTACGAAATGCCAACGGCTAACTTTCTAGCCTCACCACAACCTATTAATCTACCCAATACCACGGTCAACTTCTCCAATATTTCATTCCTATCAACAGGTACATTAACTTACAGGTGGAATTTTGGGCATATAGGTTCAGGCGATAATACATCCGCTTTAAAAGACCCTTTACATACCTATGCTGATTCCGGTAACTATACCGTACAATTGATCGCTACAAGCGATCAAAACTGTATTGACACAATTGAAAACATCATTAGGATAAGTCCACATATTCCGGCTGCTGATTTTACTTTTGATTTAGCACAAGGTTGTTCACCTTTAACCGTTCAGTTTACCAATAAAAGCACTTACGCACGTTCGTACCAATGGAGTTTTGGCGATGCTTTTAGCGATACCAGTGCCAACCCGCAACATACTTATACTTTCCCGGGTGTTTACAGCGTGTTTTTACGCGCTATTGGCGAGGGTGGGGTAGATGATACCATTATGGCCAGTATTATAACCGTACATCCTGCGCCAAAAGCCAATTTTAATGCTTCGCCATTAACGCTTTATTTACCTGATGCATTGCTTAGTTTACTCAATACTTCGTTTGATGTGGTAAAAAGTAAATGGACTATTTTTGATGAAAATAACGCAGTATTATTTACCGATACCAATTTAAATTCAGAATACTTGTTTAACAGTGCGGCCAGCTTCTCCGTAAAACTGGTTGTAATGAATGCCTTTGGCTGTTTAGATAGTTTGACAAAACTAAATGCTATAAAAGTAGGTGAAGGCGGAAGCATTGTAGTGCCAACTGCATTTACGCCCAATGCCGATAGCAAAAACGATGTGTTTATTCCTTTAACAACAGGCGTGCTTTATGGCGATTACTCATTTAGAATATATGACAGATGGGGACAAAGAGTATTTGAAACAGCCAATTTAAAAGAAGGCTGGGACGGAACCATACGAGGAGGCGAAGCCACTATTGATACCTATGTTTGGGTAGTAGAAGGCCGGTATATTGGAGGTAAACAGTTTAGTAAAAACGGACAGTTTACTTTGTTGAGGTAA
- the paaN gene encoding phenylacetic acid degradation protein PaaN → MTTQILNLFEKHQAVLNTAIKALSDRTYYTPYPENPKAYAEDADAKAKAWISAAMNNDFKSLKQSGASTWHGEEISPFLQVGIGVQYPIFAVETLIGNATNAQKTWSKTDVNTRAAILIEALERVSARFFDIAYATMHTTGQAFMMSFQASGPHANDRALEAIAMGYQELTRFPENVEWVKNFGKFDLKVNKNFKPFAKGVGLVIGCSTFPVWNTVPGLFATLITGNACIVKPHPKAILAIAIVIEEIQNVLAENGIDTNTVQLAADSSENPITKQLVEHAAVKMIDFTGSSQFGNYVESLPKLTFTEKAGVNSLILDSVNDLQPVLANIAFSASLYSGQMCTAPQNIFISKDGVQTANGVVSYDDVVAGLSAAITNLVDNPKAGPGTLGAIQTEATFKRTKEAKNNGGKLILDTKAIKNEEFVDARIATPVIMEVSKEQKNIFSEECFGPILFVVKTDGLANSLALCKQLAEEKGALTCGAYTTNEETKQTIADEMNEVFVPVTFNFSGAGFINSHAAFSDFHLTGGNAAGNASFTNAEFVSKRFVWVGNRWM, encoded by the coding sequence ATGACAACTCAGATATTGAATCTTTTTGAAAAACATCAGGCAGTTTTAAATACTGCAATAAAAGCTTTAAGCGACCGTACTTATTATACTCCATATCCTGAAAATCCTAAGGCCTACGCTGAAGATGCTGATGCGAAAGCAAAGGCTTGGATAAGTGCGGCCATGAACAATGACTTTAAATCGTTAAAGCAAAGTGGAGCATCAACTTGGCATGGAGAAGAAATATCTCCTTTTTTACAAGTTGGTATAGGTGTACAATATCCAATTTTTGCTGTTGAAACATTAATAGGGAATGCTACCAATGCACAAAAAACATGGAGCAAAACCGATGTAAATACACGTGCAGCTATTTTAATAGAAGCATTAGAAAGAGTTTCGGCTCGTTTTTTCGATATAGCTTATGCTACCATGCACACTACCGGCCAAGCATTTATGATGAGTTTCCAGGCAAGTGGGCCTCATGCCAATGACCGTGCTTTAGAAGCAATAGCTATGGGATACCAAGAGTTAACACGTTTTCCTGAAAATGTAGAATGGGTAAAAAACTTTGGTAAGTTTGATTTAAAAGTAAATAAAAACTTTAAGCCTTTTGCCAAAGGGGTAGGTTTAGTAATAGGTTGCTCTACTTTTCCTGTTTGGAATACTGTGCCGGGTTTGTTTGCAACCTTAATAACAGGAAATGCCTGTATCGTTAAGCCACATCCTAAAGCTATTTTAGCAATAGCCATTGTTATTGAAGAAATACAAAATGTTTTAGCTGAAAATGGTATTGATACCAATACCGTTCAATTAGCGGCCGATTCAAGCGAAAACCCGATTACCAAACAATTAGTAGAACATGCTGCTGTTAAAATGATTGACTTTACAGGTAGCTCACAATTTGGTAATTACGTAGAGTCGTTACCTAAATTAACCTTTACCGAAAAAGCAGGCGTAAACAGCTTAATACTTGATTCTGTAAACGATTTACAACCCGTTTTAGCCAATATAGCATTTTCAGCCAGTTTATACAGTGGCCAAATGTGTACCGCTCCGCAAAATATATTTATTAGCAAAGATGGTGTACAAACAGCCAATGGAGTAGTAAGTTACGATGATGTGGTAGCTGGTTTAAGTGCAGCTATTACCAATTTGGTTGATAACCCGAAAGCAGGCCCCGGCACTTTAGGAGCCATTCAAACCGAAGCTACTTTTAAAAGAACCAAAGAAGCTAAAAATAACGGAGGTAAACTTATTTTAGATACCAAAGCAATTAAAAATGAAGAATTTGTCGATGCACGAATAGCCACTCCGGTTATTATGGAAGTGAGTAAAGAGCAAAAAAATATTTTTAGTGAAGAGTGTTTTGGACCCATATTATTTGTGGTTAAAACCGATGGATTAGCTAATTCATTAGCCCTCTGCAAACAATTGGCCGAAGAAAAAGGAGCCTTAACTTGTGGCGCTTACACTACAAACGAAGAAACCAAACAAACCATTGCCGATGAAATGAATGAAGTTTTTGTTCCCGTAACATTTAACTTTTCAGGTGCAGGTTTTATAAACTCACACGCAGCTTTCAGCGATTTTCATTTAACAGGTGGAAACGCAGCAGGAAATGCAAGCTTTACCAATGCCGAGTTTGTAAGCAAACGTTTTGTTTGGGTTGGTAACAGATGGATGTAA